CCTTTTTTTTTGGATGCCCACTTAATCTAGTAATTTTATTAATACTTCTATATTCTTTCATAGTCATTTTTCTTCTATTTATTTTCTTCACTATACATATTCGGAGGAATACATAGTTTTATGGGGGTCAAAAAATATTTTTATAAAAAATACATATTTATTTCAAAAATAAAAACCATCAATTTGAAAAAGGATAATCAAATTGATGGTTTTCTTATAATATCTATTAAATTAAGTTGGATTCTCATCATATCTAAAAAAAGTACTAGCTATCCTCTGCCGCTTTTCTCCACTTTTATCTTTCTTGGTTATCATAATATGTCTTATCTGCGTATTTTCTATCATTTCCTTTTAGATAAGCTAAAATTACTTTTGGATTTTTAAATAAAGTCCAGTCTCCATATGTATCAAATCTTCTGCATGAAGTTATCATTCCATTTTTAATAGTACCGAATTTCTTATTATTTTTCTTTCCCCACTCTTTTAAACGTTTTGCGAAATCTGCATCTTCTGCCATAAGCATGTTTTCATTAAATCCATTGATTGCCATAAAGTCTTTTCTATAGCACCAAAAAATCCCTACAGATATAGCTCCGTACTTAAAAAGTAAAGGGATTATGATTAACATTGCGGAGAGAAATATTCCTAAAGATATTCTTTCAAACTTCCCATTCACCCCACCACCAATGTATTTACCTGAAGCTAAATATTTATCTACATTAGACAACATAGACTCTGTCATTATCGTATCAGCGTCTATAGTAACGATTATTTCTCCACTGGCTATTTTAGCCCCTGCATTTCGAATTTTAGATAAGTTTTTATCGTTATTTTTCAATGTAATACAATTATAAGATTTTGCTATTTCCTCTGTTTTATCTGTACAACGATTTAAAACAACTATAACTTCCGTTTGCTCTTTATATGCCTCTGATGCCTTTGCAATTGAATCTAAACATTTTCTAATGTACTTTTCTTCATTGTGTGCAGGAATTATAATAGAAAACTTCATATCTTTTTTCAAATTGACTCCTGAAGATTCATTTGTCTCAGTCATAATATTCCCCCCTTATTTTATAAGGTTAATATCTACTATACATAAATTATATTAATATTTATTAGGTTATATTATAGAAACTGAAGGTAAAGAGGCTCTTACTGTCGACGTTCAAAAGCAAGACGTACAGCAAGCACCGTTAAAACACTTGCCATAAGCCAACGCTGTACTCGTAGCCACGTCGGGCGTGTGCCAAACCATTTTGCAATTTTACTTGCTGTACATACAATTACAAGGTTAACTATAAAGCTAACAGTGATTTGCGTAAGCCCCAAAACTTCACCTTGAAAAAGCAGCAATCCCTTCTCTGGATCTTAAAATTGAGGTAGAAGTGATACACACAAAATGGAAATATTTGAATTCGAAAGTAACCTATCCGTAGAGCTACTAAAACTACTACGAATAAAGCAAAGCAACATGTAATATTTCGAATCCACTTTTGTATATCACCAAAATACCTTTCTATAAATATAGCGTTGATAGTAAGCATAAGAAATAAAACAAAGAAAGGCAGCGAGGTATAGG
This genomic interval from Bacillus thuringiensis contains the following:
- a CDS encoding glycosyltransferase, with amino-acid sequence MTETNESSGVNLKKDMKFSIIIPAHNEEKYIRKCLDSIAKASEAYKEQTEVIVVLNRCTDKTEEIAKSYNCITLKNNDKNLSKIRNAGAKIASGEIIVTIDADTIMTESMLSNVDKYLASGKYIGGGVNGKFERISLGIFLSAMLIIIPLLFKYGAISVGIFWCYRKDFMAINGFNENMLMAEDADFAKRLKEWGKKNNKKFGTIKNGMITSCRRFDTYGDWTLFKNPKVILAYLKGNDRKYADKTYYDNQER